In 'Nostoc azollae' 0708, the following are encoded in one genomic region:
- a CDS encoding NAD(P)H-dependent glycerol-3-phosphate dehydrogenase — protein MTYRKSKIENRKTVVILGAGAWGTALANLAWVNGHEVRLWSRNSSQTLAAVLQDAADIVLSAISMKGVRDVALLVKSCPLSPEIIFVTATKGLDPQTTYTPSQTWQTEFPHHSVVVLSGPNLSQEIEQELPAACVVASKNFAAAHQVQLVFSSSRFRVYTSPDPIGVELGGTVKNVMAIAAGVCDGLHLGTNAKAALVTRALTEMVRIGQVLGSKTETFYGLSGLGDLLATCNSPLSRNYQVGYQLASGKRLTEILNTLPGTAEGVNTCRVLMQISQQQNITIPITEQVYRLLESEVTPQQALDELMLRDMKPEYNQ, from the coding sequence ATGACTTATCGAAAATCGAAAATCGAAAATCGAAAAACTGTTGTGATTCTGGGTGCTGGTGCCTGGGGAACAGCCCTGGCAAATTTAGCGTGGGTAAATGGTCATGAAGTGCGTTTGTGGTCCCGTAACAGTTCCCAGACGCTGGCAGCAGTACTACAAGATGCTGCTGATATAGTTCTATCTGCTATTTCTATGAAAGGAGTGAGGGATGTAGCTTTATTAGTAAAGTCTTGTCCATTATCTCCAGAGATAATTTTTGTCACAGCAACAAAAGGGTTAGATCCGCAAACTACTTACACACCTTCACAAACTTGGCAAACAGAATTTCCTCACCACTCAGTAGTTGTACTATCTGGTCCAAATTTATCCCAAGAGATTGAACAGGAACTACCCGCTGCATGTGTAGTAGCCAGCAAAAATTTTGCTGCGGCTCATCAGGTGCAACTGGTATTTTCTTCCAGTCGTTTCCGTGTTTATACCAGTCCTGATCCAATTGGTGTAGAATTGGGAGGAACAGTGAAAAATGTGATGGCAATCGCAGCGGGTGTCTGTGATGGACTGCACTTAGGAACTAATGCCAAAGCAGCTTTAGTAACTCGCGCTTTGACAGAAATGGTTCGGATAGGTCAAGTTTTAGGCTCAAAAACGGAAACATTTTACGGTTTATCCGGTCTAGGGGATTTGTTAGCAACCTGCAACAGTCCCCTAAGTCGCAACTACCAAGTTGGATATCAACTGGCTAGTGGGAAAAGGCTGACAGAAATACTCAATACTTTACCAGGAACCGCTGAAGGAGTTAACACTTGCCGAGTTTTGATGCAAATATCTCAGCAACAAAATATTACTATACCAATCACTGAACAAGTTTATCGGTTACTGGAGAGTGAAGTTACACCTCAACAAGCCCTTGATGAACTAATGTTAAGAGATATGAAGCCGGAATACAACCAATAG
- the lipA gene encoding lipoyl synthase codes for MTLKPDWLRVKAPHWERVGNVKEILRDLSLNTVCEEASCPNIGECFNAGTATFLIMGPACTRACPYCDIDFEKKPQPLDSTEPTRLAEAVRRMWLNHVVITSVNRDDLPDGGASQFVHCINAVRSVSPHTTIEVLIPDLCGNWNALEIILEAAPEVLNHNTETISRLYWRVRPQGNYERTMELLQRSRQISPSTYTKSGIMVGLGETDAEIRQVMQDLRAVDCDILTIGQYLQPSQKHLQVAEFISREQFAAWKVFGEKLGFLQIISSPLTRSSYHAEQVRELITRHPR; via the coding sequence GTGACTTTAAAACCAGACTGGTTGAGGGTAAAAGCACCTCACTGGGAGCGTGTCGGTAACGTTAAAGAAATTTTGCGGGATTTATCCCTCAATACGGTTTGTGAGGAAGCATCCTGTCCCAATATTGGTGAGTGCTTCAATGCTGGTACTGCTACGTTTTTGATCATGGGACCAGCTTGTACAAGGGCTTGTCCCTACTGTGATATTGATTTTGAGAAAAAACCTCAACCATTAGATTCTACAGAACCGACTCGATTAGCAGAAGCTGTACGTAGAATGTGGCTTAATCACGTCGTCATCACTTCTGTGAATCGGGATGATTTACCGGATGGTGGTGCATCTCAGTTTGTTCATTGCATTAATGCAGTTCGCAGCGTGTCACCACACACTACAATTGAGGTGCTAATTCCTGATTTATGCGGAAATTGGAATGCTCTGGAAATTATTCTTGAAGCTGCACCAGAGGTACTCAACCACAATACAGAAACGATATCACGCTTATATTGGCGAGTACGTCCCCAAGGTAATTATGAGCGGACAATGGAATTATTACAACGCTCTCGCCAGATTTCTCCCAGTACATACACCAAATCCGGTATTATGGTAGGCTTAGGTGAAACTGATGCAGAAATTCGTCAAGTTATGCAGGATTTGCGAGCAGTAGATTGTGATATTTTAACTATTGGACAATATCTCCAACCTAGTCAAAAACACTTGCAAGTGGCTGAGTTCATCTCTCGAGAACAATTTGCTGCTTGGAAGGTATTCGGAGAGAAATTGGGTTTTTTACAAATAATTTCTTCACCATTGACACGAAGTTCATATCATGCAGAACAAGTTAGGGAACTAATCACACGCCATCCGCGATAA